Proteins encoded by one window of Macaca mulatta isolate MMU2019108-1 chromosome 10, T2T-MMU8v2.0, whole genome shotgun sequence:
- the SLC52A3 gene encoding solute carrier family 52, riboflavin transporter, member 3 isoform X1 — MAFLMHLLVCVFGMGSWVTINGLWVELPLLVMELPESWYLPSYLTVVIQLANIGPLLVTLLHRFRPSCLSEVPIIFTLLGVGTVTCIIFAFLWNTTSWVLDGQHSIAFLVLTFFLALVDCTSSVTFLPFMSRLPTYYLTTFFVGEGLSGLLPALVALAQGSGLTTCVNVTELSDSIPSPVPTQETDIAQGVPRALVSALPKMEAPLSHLESRYLPAHFSPLVFFLLLSVMMACCLVAFFVLQRQPKCWEASVEDLLNDQVTLHSIRPREENDLGPAGTVDSSQGQGHLEEKAAPCCPAHLAFIYTLVAFVNALTNGVLPSVQTYSCLSYGPVAYHLAATLSIVANPLASLLSMFLPNRSLLFLGVLSVLGTCFGGYNMAMAVMSPCPLLQGHWGGEVLIVASWVLFSGCLSYVKVMLGVILRDLSRSALLWCGAAVQLGSLLGALLMFPLVNVLRLFSSADFCNLHCPA, encoded by the exons ATGGCCTTCCTGATGCACCTGCTGGTCTGCGTCTTCGGAATGGGCTCCTGGGTGACCATCAATGGGCTCTGGGTAGAGCTGCCCTTGCTGGTGATGGAGCTGCCTGAGAGCTGGTACCTGCCCTCCTACCTCACGGTGGTTATCCAGCTGGCCAACATCGGGCCCCTCCTGGTCACCCTGCTCCATCGCTTCCGGCCCAGCTGTCTTTCTGAAGTGCCCATCATCTTCACCCTGCTGGGCGTGGGAACTGTCACCTGCATCATTTTTGCCTTCCTCTGGAATACGACCTCCTGGGTGCTGGATGGCCAACACAGCATCGCCTTCTTGGTCCTCACCTTCTTCCTGGCCCTGGTAGACTGCACCTCTTCGGTGACCTTCCTGCCCTTCATGAGCCGGCTGCCCACCTACTACCTCACCACCTTCTTTGTGGGTGAAGGACTCAGCGGCCTCTTGCCTGCCCTGGTGGCTCTTGCCCAGGGCTCGGGTCTTACTACCTGCGTCAATGTCACTGAGCTATCAGACAGCATACCAAGCCCAGTACCCACGCAGGAAACTGACATCGCACAG ggagtTCCCAGAGCTTTGGTGTCCGCCCTCCCCAAAATGGAAGCGCCCCTGTCCCACCTGGAGAGCCGCTACCTCCCCGCCCACTTCTCACCCCTGGTCTTCTTCCTCCTGCTATCCGTCATGATGGCCTGCTGCCTCGTGGCGTTCTTTGTCCTCCAGCGTCAACCCAAGTGCTGGGAGGCTTCCGTGGAAGACCTCCTCAATGACCAGGTCACCCTCCACTCCATCCGGCCACGGGAAGAGAACGACTTGGGCCCTGCAGGCACGGTGGACAGCAGCCAGGGCCAGGGTCATCTAGAGGAGAAAGCAGCCCCCTGCTGCCCGGCCCACCTGGCCTTCATCTATACCCTGGTGGCCTTCGTCAATGCGCTCACCAACGGCGTGCTGCCCTCTGTGCAGACCTACTCCTGCCTGTCCTACGGGCCAGTTGCCTACCACCTGGCTGCCACCCTCAGCATTGTGGCCAACCCTCTTGCCTCGTTGCTCTCCATGTTCCTGCCTAACAG GTCTCTGCTGTTCCTGGGGGTCCTCTCCGTGCTTGGGACCTGCTTTGGGGGCTACAACATGGCCATGGCGGTGATGAGCCCCTGCCCCCTCTTGCAGGGCCACTGGGGTGGGGAAGTCCTCATC GTGGCCTCGTGGGTGCTTTTCAGCGGCTGCCTCAGCTACGTCAAGGTGATGCTAGGCGTGATCCTGCGCGACCTCAGCCGCAGCGCCCTCTTGTGGTGCGGAGCGGCGGTGCAGCTGGGCTCGCTGCTCGGAGCGCTGCTCATGTTCCCTCTGGTCAACGTGCTGCGGCTCTTTTCGTCCGCTGACTTCTGTAATCTGCACTGTCCCGCCTAG